One stretch of Longimicrobiaceae bacterium DNA includes these proteins:
- a CDS encoding M20/M25/M40 family metallo-hydrolase: MTPPEAANASPRGRDALDEVDELLSVLTALPGPTGEEDAVIEWLAGEWEARGELSRTPVGNLMLRLRGDGPRVLLAAHADELSMIVRCITPEGFLRVVPGERDHFASPYFLGATVRILARNSEPIRGVFATTTGHALTLEQREQQKLGWDDVFVDTGMTAAELTARGVGVGTRMVWDAPLRRMGRLRVGKALDDRAGLAVLVALGRRLAGRKLSYDVTLAATVQEEIGLLGAASLARAGREYDLGFIIDNGLAGDIPTVSEEHMPVRLGSGPALVHRDSSAHYSPHLIRELHATARESGIPVQDAVLYHYASDGANLVRQGMQTVLIAPPIRYSHSPFEAVDPADIVATIDLLTAFLSRETRRGSSSRAGL, from the coding sequence ATGACCCCGCCTGAAGCCGCGAACGCCTCCCCCCGCGGCAGGGATGCGCTCGACGAAGTGGACGAGCTGCTGAGCGTCCTCACCGCACTTCCCGGCCCCACGGGCGAGGAGGATGCAGTGATCGAATGGCTCGCCGGCGAGTGGGAGGCGCGTGGGGAGCTCTCGCGCACGCCGGTCGGTAACCTGATGTTGCGCCTGCGCGGGGACGGACCACGCGTCCTCCTCGCCGCTCACGCGGACGAGCTCTCGATGATCGTCCGCTGCATCACCCCGGAGGGTTTCCTGCGCGTGGTACCGGGAGAACGGGACCACTTCGCCAGCCCGTACTTCCTCGGCGCCACGGTCCGCATCCTCGCCCGCAACAGCGAGCCGATCCGGGGCGTTTTCGCCACGACCACCGGCCACGCCCTGACGCTGGAGCAGCGGGAGCAGCAGAAGCTGGGGTGGGACGACGTGTTCGTGGACACGGGAATGACGGCCGCGGAGCTCACCGCGCGCGGCGTGGGCGTGGGAACCCGCATGGTGTGGGACGCTCCGCTCCGGCGGATGGGGCGACTGCGGGTCGGCAAGGCGCTGGACGATCGTGCCGGGCTGGCGGTCCTGGTCGCGCTGGGTCGCCGGCTCGCCGGGCGCAAGCTCAGCTACGACGTGACGCTTGCGGCTACTGTACAGGAGGAGATCGGGCTGCTCGGGGCGGCCAGCCTCGCCCGGGCGGGGCGGGAGTACGACCTCGGCTTCATCATCGACAACGGGCTCGCCGGAGACATCCCTACCGTTTCAGAGGAGCACATGCCCGTGCGGCTCGGCAGCGGACCGGCGCTCGTGCACCGCGACTCCTCCGCCCACTACTCCCCGCACCTGATCCGGGAGCTTCACGCCACCGCGCGTGAGAGCGGGATTCCGGTCCAGGACGCCGTCCTCTACCACTACGCCTCCGATGGGGCGAACCTGGTTCGGCAGGGAATGCAGACCGTTCTCATTGCCCCGCCGATCCGCTACTCGCACTCCCCGTTCGAGGCGGTGGATCCTGCCGACATCGTGGCGACCATCGACCTTCTGACGGCCTTCCTCTCCAGGGAAACACGCCGCGGATCCTCCTCCCGGGCTGGGCTCTGA
- the thiO gene encoding glycine oxidase ThiO, translated as MHDVVVIGGGLIGSAVARELALNGLRVLLFERGRPERTASWAAAGMLSPLAESEDAGGFLDFLRASRKLYPSFTRSIEEATGLPTGYRSEGTFLVALNESDEAALRQRFAWQRAADLPVEWLTGDETRQFEPAISGEARAALRFDEDHQVDNRLLLEALRVAAGHAGVDRRIEEVAGIVRQGERVSGVQLRSGERVEAGWVVVAAGVWCSRLEGLPRPLPLRPVHGQLLALHPGRPLIRHVLDSPRIYLVPRADGRVIVGATVEEIGFEQRVTAAGIHTLLGAALELIPELEHARFGESWSGLRPGTPDHLPILGADPDLPNLVYATGHYRNGVLLTPITAEVVADLVMDRPSRLPLAAYAPDRFGPAG; from the coding sequence ATGCACGATGTGGTCGTCATCGGCGGCGGCCTGATCGGATCGGCCGTCGCCCGCGAGCTCGCGCTCAATGGCCTGCGCGTCCTGCTCTTCGAGCGGGGGCGGCCGGAGAGGACCGCGTCGTGGGCGGCCGCGGGGATGCTCTCCCCCCTCGCCGAATCCGAGGATGCGGGTGGCTTTCTCGACTTCCTGCGCGCGAGCCGGAAGCTGTATCCCTCCTTCACACGCTCGATCGAGGAGGCGACCGGGCTGCCTACGGGATACCGGAGCGAAGGCACATTCCTCGTCGCGCTCAACGAATCCGACGAAGCAGCGCTGAGACAGCGCTTCGCCTGGCAGCGCGCCGCCGATCTTCCCGTCGAATGGCTCACGGGAGACGAGACTCGCCAATTCGAACCGGCAATCAGCGGCGAAGCGCGCGCCGCACTGCGCTTCGACGAAGACCATCAGGTGGACAATCGGCTGCTGCTCGAGGCGCTACGGGTTGCGGCCGGGCACGCAGGAGTCGACCGTCGAATCGAGGAGGTGGCGGGTATCGTACGCCAGGGCGAGCGGGTGTCAGGGGTGCAGCTTCGGAGCGGAGAAAGGGTGGAGGCGGGCTGGGTGGTGGTCGCGGCAGGTGTGTGGTGCTCCCGGCTGGAAGGGCTTCCTCGCCCTTTGCCGCTACGGCCCGTGCACGGACAACTTCTGGCGCTTCATCCCGGACGGCCGCTGATCCGGCACGTCCTCGATTCACCCCGCATCTACCTCGTCCCGAGGGCGGACGGCAGGGTCATCGTGGGAGCTACGGTCGAGGAGATCGGGTTCGAGCAGCGGGTGACCGCGGCAGGCATCCACACTCTGCTGGGCGCCGCTCTCGAGCTGATACCTGAGCTCGAGCACGCGCGCTTCGGCGAGAGCTGGTCGGGGCTCCGCCCTGGCACGCCGGATCACCTGCCTATCCTCGGGGCGGACCCCGATCTGCCGAACCTCGTCTACGCCACCGGACACTACCGGAACGGCGTGCTGCTGACGCCAATCACCGCTGAAGTGGTCGCAGACCTCGTCATGGATCGCCCTTCTCGCCTGCCTCTCGCCGCCTACGCGCCGGACCGCTTCGGGCCCGCCGGGTAG
- a CDS encoding prepilin peptidase, with protein MTSDWFIRVVAALIGAAIGSFLNVCIYRLPAGESVVQPRSRCPRCGLQIGWRDNIPVLSYLLLRGRCRGCGVRISPQYPLVELASALIWLAAVVRHGVAWQALAVAVFFTLLLGIALTDARTYIIPDEFTLGGALAGVALSVAPGGVTLAQSLLGAGVGFGLLYLAGMMGEWWLKKPAMGGGDIKMMAMVGAFLGPIGAILAIFFGALSGSIVFLPITLKTRKLVPFGIFLAVGAAVAQGWGDLIVGWYTTTYLGG; from the coding sequence ATGACGTCCGACTGGTTCATCCGGGTGGTCGCGGCCCTGATCGGTGCAGCGATCGGATCGTTTCTCAATGTCTGTATCTATCGATTACCCGCCGGGGAGTCGGTGGTACAACCCCGTTCCCGCTGCCCGCGGTGCGGTCTGCAGATCGGCTGGCGGGACAATATCCCCGTTCTCAGCTATCTGCTGCTGCGCGGCCGGTGCAGGGGGTGCGGGGTGCGGATCTCTCCCCAGTACCCGCTGGTCGAGCTTGCCAGCGCGCTGATCTGGTTGGCGGCAGTCGTTCGGCACGGCGTCGCCTGGCAGGCCCTGGCCGTCGCCGTCTTCTTCACCCTCCTGCTGGGGATCGCGCTGACCGACGCGCGTACCTACATCATTCCTGACGAGTTCACGCTGGGCGGCGCCCTGGCCGGCGTGGCGCTGTCAGTCGCTCCCGGTGGCGTCACGCTCGCGCAGTCGCTGCTGGGCGCCGGCGTCGGCTTCGGGCTGCTCTATCTTGCGGGCATGATGGGGGAGTGGTGGCTGAAGAAGCCGGCGATGGGCGGCGGGGATATCAAGATGATGGCGATGGTGGGCGCCTTCCTCGGGCCGATCGGAGCCATCCTGGCGATCTTCTTTGGCGCACTGTCAGGCTCGATCGTGTTTCTGCCGATCACCCTGAAGACGCGCAAGCTGGTTCCTTTCGGGATCTTCCTCGCCGTGGGCGCCGCGGTTGCGCAGGGGTGGGGTGACCTGATCGTGGGGTGGTATACGACGACCTACCTCGGCGGGTGA
- a CDS encoding RNA methyltransferase: MDQSRPTLSEREARQVRALQRRKKRQEEQRFLAEGIRVVEDLLASGLQTDWILAASSLEDSPRGVELLAAADRKGIPIRRVAEDEFVRLAATEHPQGVLAVARIERGTFEAIENARGDSVVLLLDAIQDPGNFGTLTRTAEALGATAVIALPGTVDPWNPKSVRAAAGSLFRVPILTCEWEEAARRLRAARYRLLAAEAGAEPPRPNDRRVGLVLGNEGAGISPEVRATVDGTVGIPLRGRAESLNVAAAAAILLYELTR, translated from the coding sequence TTGGACCAGAGCCGCCCGACCCTCAGCGAGCGCGAAGCCAGGCAGGTACGAGCCCTCCAGCGACGCAAGAAACGGCAGGAGGAGCAACGCTTCCTGGCCGAGGGAATTCGCGTCGTGGAAGACCTTCTGGCCTCCGGCCTTCAGACGGACTGGATCCTTGCGGCGTCCTCTCTGGAGGACAGTCCACGAGGAGTGGAGCTACTGGCCGCTGCCGACCGCAAGGGTATTCCCATACGCCGCGTTGCGGAAGACGAATTCGTCCGTCTCGCCGCCACAGAGCACCCGCAGGGGGTGCTGGCCGTCGCGCGGATCGAGCGCGGCACCTTCGAAGCGATCGAGAACGCTCGGGGTGATTCGGTGGTGCTGCTGCTCGACGCCATCCAGGATCCGGGCAATTTCGGCACCCTGACACGCACGGCGGAGGCGCTCGGCGCGACCGCCGTGATCGCGCTGCCCGGCACGGTCGACCCATGGAACCCGAAGTCCGTGCGCGCGGCCGCAGGTTCTCTCTTCCGGGTGCCGATACTGACGTGTGAGTGGGAGGAGGCGGCACGCCGGCTGCGCGCGGCGCGGTACCGGCTGCTGGCAGCCGAGGCGGGGGCGGAGCCACCGCGGCCCAACGACCGGCGGGTCGGGCTGGTCCTCGGTAACGAGGGGGCCGGCATTTCGCCCGAAGTTCGGGCCACAGTGGACGGAACCGTGGGAATCCCGCTGCGCGGCCGTGCCGAATCCCTGAACGTCGCCGCCGCAGCGGCGATTCTGTTGTATGAACTCACGCGCTGA
- a CDS encoding M48 family metallopeptidase: MLTLRTFAQRAGVIAVAGTALSAGGCATAASVTPEQEAQLGAQYSAEINQQLPIVQNSAVHSYINQLGRSIASRVDPRLTYTFYVVNSDEVNAFAVPGGYIYVNRGLIERAATMSELAGVLGHEIGHVVERHGLEQMARMQNTELGVNLAYILLGRQPGALESLALQGGAAVFFASHSRADENQADEVAVQYMVQSGIDPNGIVAMFQRLIDEQQRSPSTVEQWFSTHPLTQDRIQHVQSLIDRLGATSNLRRDSEEYQAFRNRVRQLPR; the protein is encoded by the coding sequence ATGCTGACATTACGAACCTTCGCGCAGCGAGCGGGGGTGATCGCCGTCGCCGGCACGGCCCTGTCCGCTGGAGGTTGCGCCACCGCCGCCTCGGTCACCCCGGAGCAGGAAGCCCAACTCGGGGCGCAATACTCCGCGGAGATCAACCAGCAGCTGCCGATCGTTCAGAACTCGGCGGTTCACAGCTACATCAACCAGCTCGGCCGCTCGATCGCGAGCCGGGTCGACCCGCGCCTGACCTACACGTTCTACGTGGTCAACTCGGACGAGGTGAACGCCTTCGCGGTGCCGGGCGGCTACATCTACGTGAACCGGGGGCTCATCGAACGCGCCGCGACGATGTCGGAGCTGGCGGGCGTGCTCGGCCACGAGATCGGTCACGTGGTGGAGCGGCACGGCCTCGAGCAGATGGCCAGGATGCAGAACACCGAGCTCGGGGTCAATCTGGCCTACATCCTCCTCGGCCGGCAGCCCGGCGCGCTCGAATCGCTGGCGTTGCAGGGCGGAGCGGCCGTGTTCTTCGCGAGCCACAGCCGCGCGGACGAGAACCAGGCGGACGAGGTCGCGGTACAATACATGGTACAGTCAGGGATCGATCCGAACGGGATCGTGGCCATGTTCCAGCGACTGATCGACGAGCAGCAGCGCAGTCCGAGTACTGTCGAGCAGTGGTTCTCCACCCACCCGCTCACCCAGGATCGCATTCAGCACGTGCAGTCGCTGATCGACCGTCTCGGGGCGACCTCGAACCTGAGGCGCGACTCCGAAGAATACCAGGCGTTCCGCAACCGGGTGAGGCAGCTTCCGCGCTAG
- a CDS encoding M48 family metallopeptidase → MTSWAARAIRLVPLFLVVIVAGCVSEHREQEVGDLMAIDINAQIPLVRDSALNAYITTLGSTLAQVSERPGLSYRFYVINSPSVNAFALPGGHIYLSRGLIEQTRSGSELAAALAHEIGHVAERHGVAKMERQLRTGSLVSTLYDLILGGEPEILQRDALQIGSILWNARHSRRAEKQADAKAVEYLQRAGLDPHAMVSLLRKLVAVESQDSSLVAGWFSTHPLTKERIAQAERAIDDTLGEIEVAADEPVALLPEYLERYPLFLERLASVPGPSLLR, encoded by the coding sequence ATGACATCCTGGGCGGCACGAGCGATCCGGCTCGTGCCGCTGTTTCTCGTGGTCATCGTCGCCGGCTGCGTCAGCGAACATCGGGAACAGGAAGTCGGTGACCTGATGGCCATCGACATCAACGCCCAGATCCCGCTGGTGCGCGATTCCGCCCTGAATGCTTACATCACCACCCTCGGCTCGACGCTGGCGCAGGTGAGCGAACGCCCCGGCCTGAGCTACCGATTCTACGTGATCAACTCGCCGAGCGTGAATGCCTTTGCCTTGCCGGGCGGTCACATCTACCTCTCTCGGGGGTTGATCGAGCAGACCCGCTCCGGGAGCGAGCTGGCCGCCGCCTTGGCGCACGAGATCGGCCACGTGGCCGAGCGGCACGGTGTTGCCAAGATGGAACGCCAGCTACGCACGGGCTCGCTGGTCTCGACGCTCTACGACCTGATCCTGGGCGGAGAGCCCGAAATCCTGCAGCGGGATGCGCTGCAGATCGGCAGCATCCTGTGGAACGCGCGACACTCCCGCAGGGCCGAGAAACAGGCGGACGCGAAAGCGGTTGAGTACCTGCAGCGGGCCGGCTTGGACCCCCATGCCATGGTGAGTCTTCTGCGCAAGCTGGTCGCCGTGGAGTCGCAGGACTCCAGCCTCGTAGCCGGTTGGTTCTCCACGCATCCGCTCACCAAGGAGCGAATCGCACAGGCCGAACGGGCGATCGACGATACCTTGGGGGAGATCGAGGTAGCGGCGGACGAGCCAGTGGCCCTCCTGCCTGAGTACCTCGAGCGCTATCCCCTCTTTCTGGAGCGGCTAGCCAGCGTGCCCGGACCCTCACTTCTGCGCTGA
- the thiD gene encoding bifunctional hydroxymethylpyrimidine kinase/phosphomethylpyrimidine kinase has translation MTLPVVLTIAGSDSGGGAGIQADLKTFTAFETFGTSAVTAVTVQNTRGVSGFHSIPVETVIAQIAVVAEDLRPRAVKSGMLATAELVEGVAAAIRENGLANYVLDPVMVATSGDRLLAVEAEARIRDHLLPLATLVTPNLDEASLLLGRPVCDVPAMREAASELVALGAHAALLKGGHLRGPEVVDVLFDGTEFHEWRRPRLDTRNTHGTGCTLSAAVAAGLAHGRPLVTAVADALDYVHRAMVSAPGLGHGHGPLNHLVPGRLGESAEK, from the coding sequence GTGACACTTCCGGTCGTTCTCACCATTGCGGGTTCCGACTCGGGCGGCGGAGCCGGAATCCAGGCTGATCTGAAGACCTTTACCGCCTTTGAGACGTTCGGCACCAGCGCGGTGACGGCCGTCACGGTCCAGAACACGCGGGGGGTGTCGGGCTTCCACAGCATTCCGGTAGAGACCGTCATCGCCCAGATCGCCGTGGTAGCGGAGGACCTGCGTCCGCGAGCGGTCAAGAGCGGCATGCTGGCAACCGCCGAGCTGGTGGAGGGCGTGGCCGCGGCGATCCGGGAGAACGGGCTCGCCAACTACGTGCTCGACCCGGTCATGGTGGCCACCAGCGGCGATCGGCTCCTGGCGGTAGAGGCGGAGGCGCGCATCCGCGACCATCTCCTCCCCCTCGCCACTCTCGTCACCCCAAACCTGGACGAAGCGTCGCTGCTACTCGGTCGGCCTGTCTGCGACGTCCCCGCCATGCGGGAGGCGGCCAGCGAGCTGGTCGCCCTGGGCGCGCACGCGGCGCTGCTGAAGGGAGGGCACCTGCGGGGACCGGAGGTGGTGGATGTGCTCTTTGATGGCACCGAGTTCCACGAGTGGCGGAGACCGCGTCTCGACACGCGGAACACCCACGGTACCGGGTGCACCCTCTCTGCCGCGGTTGCCGCCGGGCTTGCGCACGGACGACCCCTCGTGACGGCGGTTGCCGACGCCCTCGACTATGTCCACCGGGCCATGGTCTCAGCGCCGGGCCTCGGCCATGGCCACGGGCCGCTCAACCACCTGGTACCGGGTAGGCTGGGAGAATCGGCGGAAAAATGA
- a CDS encoding purine-nucleoside phosphorylase, with protein MEETVAYLRERITRAPAAVLVLGSGLGTVAEELSDPVRLPYAEIPGFPRTTVDGHAGALTVGILEGVELAVLTGRWHLYEGWSPSQVVAPLRALSSLGANLLLLTNAAGGIRPGMRPGDLMIIADHLNLMGRNPLVGPSAGVRPCFPDMSAAYDPEVRRQLAACALGAGISVDEGVYAALPGPSYETPAEIAMLRRLGADAVGMSTVPEVIAARALEMRVGAISCITNVASGLAPGPLSHAEVLRVGAQVRDRLATLLRLAIPRLAAPNLATEA; from the coding sequence ATGGAAGAAACTGTCGCGTACCTGAGGGAGCGAATCACGCGGGCGCCCGCCGCGGTGCTGGTGCTCGGCTCGGGACTGGGCACCGTCGCCGAGGAGCTATCGGACCCGGTCCGTCTGCCGTACGCGGAGATCCCCGGCTTCCCCCGAACCACCGTCGACGGACATGCCGGTGCGCTCACCGTCGGTATTCTCGAGGGTGTGGAGCTGGCCGTGCTCACGGGTCGCTGGCACCTCTACGAGGGCTGGTCACCGTCTCAGGTCGTGGCGCCTCTTCGCGCACTCTCCAGCCTCGGGGCGAACCTGCTGCTGTTGACGAATGCCGCGGGTGGGATCCGCCCGGGGATGAGGCCGGGCGACCTGATGATCATCGCCGACCACCTCAACCTGATGGGTCGCAACCCGCTGGTGGGGCCGAGCGCGGGAGTGCGGCCGTGTTTCCCGGACATGTCGGCGGCGTACGATCCGGAGGTGCGGAGGCAGCTGGCGGCCTGCGCCCTCGGGGCGGGCATTTCGGTGGACGAGGGCGTATACGCGGCGCTGCCCGGGCCCAGCTATGAAACGCCGGCGGAGATCGCCATGCTGCGGCGCCTCGGCGCAGACGCCGTAGGGATGTCCACCGTTCCCGAGGTGATCGCGGCGCGGGCGCTCGAGATGCGGGTGGGCGCGATCTCCTGCATCACGAACGTGGCTTCCGGACTGGCGCCTGGCCCACTGTCGCACGCCGAGGTGCTACGCGTAGGCGCCCAGGTGCGCGATCGATTGGCGACCCTCCTGCGGCTCGCCATCCCGCGGCTCGCCGCGCCCAACCTCGCCACCGAGGCATGA
- the dnaK gene encoding molecular chaperone DnaK yields the protein MAKVIGIDLGTTNSVVAVMEGGDPVVIPNAEGGRTTPSVVAFTKDGERLVGQVARRQAITNPANTVFSIKRFMGRKETEVQEEEKMVPYEVVSGPNGLATVKIPNAGKTFSPPEISAMILQKMKQTAEDYLGQQVTQAVITVPAYFNDAQRQATKDAGRIAGLEVLRIINEPTAAALAYGLDKKKDEKIAVYDLGGGTYDISILELGDGVFEVKATNGDTHLGGDNFDQRIIDWLVEEFKKDQGIDLSKDPMALQRLKEAAEKAKMELSTTMQTDINLPFITATQEGPKHLNMTLTRAKFEQLVDDLVQRTIPPMEKALQDAGLKASDIDEVILVGGSTRIPKIQQVVKDFFGKDPHKGVNPDEVVAIGAAIQGGVLAGDVKDVLLLDVTPLSLGIETLGGVMTTLIPRNTTIPTKKTEVFSTAEDNQTTVEIHVLQGEREMAMYNKTIGKFQLTGIPPAPRGVPQIEVTFDIDANGILHVSAKDRATGKEQKIRIEASSGLSDQEIERMVKDAESHAEEDRKRREEVEARNRLDAMVYEVEKNMKEWEDKLDESSKSNLNDALERSRKALKEGSTDEIRSSLEALQQAYSAAGAAIYQAQQAAGAASDAGFTGGATAGAGFADDATSQATSTGDEEVVEADYEIVEEDKK from the coding sequence ATGGCGAAAGTCATCGGGATCGACCTGGGGACGACAAACTCCGTTGTCGCTGTAATGGAGGGTGGAGATCCGGTCGTGATCCCCAACGCCGAAGGCGGTCGGACCACCCCCTCCGTGGTGGCGTTCACCAAGGACGGAGAGCGCCTGGTGGGTCAGGTTGCGCGCCGCCAGGCGATCACCAACCCGGCCAACACCGTCTTCTCCATCAAGCGCTTCATGGGCCGCAAGGAGACCGAGGTGCAGGAGGAGGAGAAGATGGTGCCGTACGAGGTGGTCAGCGGTCCCAACGGCCTCGCGACGGTGAAGATCCCCAACGCGGGGAAGACCTTCTCGCCGCCCGAGATCTCCGCGATGATCCTGCAGAAGATGAAGCAGACCGCGGAGGACTACCTCGGCCAGCAGGTGACGCAGGCCGTGATCACGGTCCCAGCCTACTTCAACGATGCGCAGCGCCAGGCGACCAAGGACGCGGGCAGGATCGCCGGCCTGGAGGTCCTGCGCATCATCAACGAGCCCACCGCGGCGGCGCTCGCCTACGGGCTCGATAAGAAGAAGGACGAGAAGATCGCCGTCTACGACCTCGGTGGCGGAACGTACGACATCTCCATCCTGGAGCTCGGTGATGGGGTCTTCGAGGTCAAGGCTACTAACGGCGACACCCACCTGGGCGGTGACAACTTCGACCAGCGCATCATCGACTGGCTGGTCGAGGAGTTCAAGAAGGATCAGGGAATCGACCTCTCCAAGGATCCGATGGCGCTGCAGCGCCTCAAGGAAGCGGCGGAGAAGGCGAAGATGGAGCTGTCGACCACCATGCAGACAGACATCAACCTGCCCTTCATCACCGCCACGCAGGAGGGTCCGAAGCACCTCAACATGACCCTGACCCGGGCGAAGTTCGAGCAGCTCGTCGATGACCTGGTCCAGCGCACCATCCCGCCCATGGAGAAAGCGCTCCAGGACGCCGGGCTGAAGGCTTCGGACATCGACGAGGTGATCCTGGTGGGCGGCTCGACCCGGATCCCCAAGATCCAGCAGGTGGTGAAGGACTTCTTCGGGAAGGACCCCCACAAGGGGGTCAACCCCGACGAGGTGGTGGCGATCGGTGCTGCAATCCAGGGCGGCGTCCTGGCCGGAGACGTCAAGGACGTGCTGCTCCTGGATGTCACCCCGCTCTCGCTGGGCATCGAGACGCTCGGTGGCGTAATGACGACGCTGATCCCGCGTAACACCACCATCCCGACGAAGAAGACCGAGGTCTTCTCGACCGCGGAGGACAACCAGACGACGGTGGAGATTCACGTCCTCCAGGGTGAGCGGGAGATGGCGATGTACAACAAGACCATCGGCAAATTCCAGCTCACCGGAATTCCGCCGGCACCGCGCGGGGTGCCGCAGATCGAGGTCACGTTCGACATCGACGCTAACGGCATCCTGCACGTCTCGGCCAAGGATCGGGCGACCGGCAAGGAGCAGAAGATCCGCATCGAAGCCTCCAGCGGGCTCTCCGACCAGGAGATCGAGCGGATGGTGAAAGACGCCGAGTCCCACGCTGAAGAGGACCGGAAGCGCCGCGAGGAGGTCGAAGCGCGCAATCGGCTCGACGCGATGGTCTACGAGGTCGAGAAGAACATGAAGGAGTGGGAGGACAAGCTCGACGAAAGCTCCAAGAGCAACCTCAACGATGCGCTCGAGCGCTCGCGCAAGGCGCTGAAGGAGGGCAGCACCGACGAGATCCGGAGCTCTCTCGAGGCGCTGCAACAGGCGTACTCGGCCGCCGGGGCCGCCATCTATCAGGCGCAGCAGGCCGCGGGCGCGGCCAGCGACGCCGGGTTCACCGGTGGAGCAACGGCCGGCGCCGGTTTCGCGGACGACGCCACCTCCCAGGCGACGTCCACCGGGGATGAGGAGGTGGTCGAGGCCGACTACGAGATCGTGGAAGAGGACAAGAAGTAG
- a CDS encoding trypsin-like peptidase domain-containing protein, whose protein sequence is MLDPVRAKLRIIGFTAVAFFGGVLIASGMEWTAGSQAATLFQDPPARSETRPVAELSEAFVAIAEAVTPAVVSIHTQTSVQLSEQRERIPEGLREFFPFPPDEEMFQEGGGTGFIISEDGYVMTNNHVVEGAERITVTLNDRSVHDAHVVGRDPTTDVAVIKLDGSGYPAVQLGDPNKTRVGEWVLAVGNPLGLDFTVTAGIVSAKGRPLNILRRNIDDDQLSGYAVESFIQTDAAINPGNSGGPLVNIDGQVIGINSAIASQTGLNVGYGFAVPIDLARRVADDLIRYGSVRRPILGVRIADIDALDAEYLGLPSVGGVIVQDFSQEDSPAEAAGVRPNDVIVKVDGEPVSQVNELQAKILNRRPGEVVQLEVLRNGERQRFEVRLAEAPTSAGMTRAEPTTPRGTVSGMGRLGISVAPSSPQLAQELNCGRMVDPDRGLLVTDFVPGSPAARRIGLCARILEVDGKAVTTPQELASEIESKRPGQIIGLTLLTPDGSRALATVRIPSANGSSR, encoded by the coding sequence ATGCTAGACCCTGTACGCGCAAAGCTGAGGATCATCGGGTTCACCGCCGTTGCCTTCTTCGGCGGGGTGCTGATCGCATCCGGGATGGAGTGGACGGCCGGCTCGCAGGCCGCGACGCTCTTCCAGGATCCCCCTGCCCGCTCGGAGACGCGACCGGTCGCCGAGCTGAGCGAGGCCTTCGTCGCGATCGCGGAAGCGGTGACGCCCGCCGTCGTCAGCATCCACACGCAGACGTCGGTGCAGCTCTCCGAGCAGCGGGAGCGCATCCCCGAGGGGCTGCGGGAGTTCTTCCCCTTCCCGCCGGACGAAGAGATGTTCCAGGAGGGAGGAGGGACGGGCTTCATCATCTCCGAGGATGGCTACGTGATGACGAACAACCACGTGGTCGAAGGCGCCGAGAGGATCACCGTCACCCTCAACGATCGCTCGGTCCATGATGCCCACGTGGTGGGGCGGGACCCAACTACGGACGTGGCGGTGATCAAGCTGGACGGAAGCGGATATCCGGCTGTCCAGCTCGGAGACCCGAACAAGACGCGGGTCGGTGAATGGGTTCTGGCGGTCGGCAACCCGCTCGGACTCGACTTCACCGTCACGGCGGGGATCGTCAGCGCCAAGGGGAGGCCGCTCAACATCCTCCGCCGCAACATCGACGACGACCAGCTGAGCGGCTACGCGGTCGAGAGCTTCATTCAGACCGACGCCGCCATCAATCCCGGAAACTCGGGCGGGCCGCTGGTGAACATCGACGGGCAGGTGATCGGCATCAACTCGGCGATTGCCTCCCAGACCGGCCTGAACGTGGGGTACGGCTTCGCGGTCCCCATCGACCTCGCGCGCCGCGTGGCGGACGACCTGATCCGCTACGGCAGCGTTCGCCGGCCGATCCTGGGCGTGCGCATCGCCGACATCGACGCGCTGGACGCGGAGTACCTCGGTCTTCCTTCCGTGGGAGGCGTGATCGTGCAGGATTTCAGCCAGGAGGACAGCCCCGCGGAGGCCGCGGGAGTCCGCCCGAACGACGTCATCGTCAAGGTAGACGGGGAGCCGGTGTCGCAGGTGAACGAGCTACAGGCGAAGATCCTCAATCGCCGACCGGGAGAGGTGGTGCAGCTGGAGGTGCTCCGGAACGGCGAGCGCCAGCGCTTCGAGGTTCGGCTGGCGGAAGCCCCGACCAGCGCCGGAATGACCAGGGCGGAGCCAACGACGCCTCGCGGCACGGTCTCCGGGATGGGCAGGCTGGGGATTTCCGTCGCGCCGTCGTCGCCGCAGCTCGCACAGGAGCTGAACTGCGGCCGGATGGTGGATCCCGACCGCGGGCTGCTGGTAACGGACTTTGTCCCCGGAAGCCCTGCGGCGCGGCGGATCGGGCTGTGCGCGCGCATCCTGGAGGTCGACGGGAAAGCCGTGACCACGCCGCAGGAACTCGCCAGCGAGATCGAGTCGAAGCGCCCGGGTCAGATCATCGGGTTGACCTTGCTGACCCCCGACGGCAGCCGTGCGCTGGCCACCGTGCGTATACCGTCCGCCAACGGAAGCAGCCGGTGA